The proteins below are encoded in one region of Triticum aestivum cultivar Chinese Spring chromosome 1B, IWGSC CS RefSeq v2.1, whole genome shotgun sequence:
- the LOC123129284 gene encoding uncharacterized protein gives MGRLKARAREASESNQKNEHRSICLHSFSDLSHVSAATFMYLLKDCYFYGTHKATAKFRILQQQVKRALNNAPQPGPFTYIVQCMYIIPLLGQSHAEGFSHMLISSLRHLKSVESVQKDFIDAKCLAARLVLDILASVVPHEERILVKLLETFDIELKDMAHAFRGSELGDEDLAAAREHLKQHVQYFMKSESYVTAVALMTRFSIQCCDESFLMKLIGSKQYKAAEEWAAFMGKEMIILIIQKYLDVKMLKSANELVKQYDLAEEFPDVNYLYKESLLKKLAEKGCWDVAEVRAKKDTKLMEYLVYLAMEAGYMEKVDELCERYSLEGYVNSLVPEEVMCQSDYLELKKLILEEIVWVDEINGLLSATTYIEACKIIGVDCEWKPNYEKGSRPNKVAIIQIASDKKAFIFDLIKLYEDDPKALDCCFRRIMCSSNILKLGYNLQCDLHQLSQSYGELLCFQSYEMLLDIQKLFKETTGGLSGLSKKILGAGLNKTRRNSDWEQRPLSQNQKEYAALDAAVLVHIFHHVRGQPQFGVNEGRQVEWKSHIVSRVNRARSPLRF, from the exons ATGGGTCGTCTCAAGGCAAGGGCACGGGAAGCCTCTGAAAGCAATCAAAAGAATGAACATCGCTCCATATGCTTACACTCTTTTTCTGATCTGTCACATGTTTCTGCAGCTACTTTTATGTATCTTTTGAAGGACTGCTACTTCTATG GAACCCACAAAGCAACCGCAAAGTTCAGGATCCTTCAGCAGCAGGTTAAAAGAGCATTAAATAATGCTCCTCAGCCAGGCCCATTCACATACATTGTCCAATGCATGTACATTATACCTTTGTTGGGCCAAAGTCATGCTGAAGGGTTCAGCCATATGTTGATATCTTCTCTAAGGCATTTGAAATCCGTGGAGTCAGTACAGAAGGATTTTATTGATGCAAAGTGTCTTGCTGCACGGCTTGTTCTTGATATCCTTGCTTCTGTTGTACCCCATGAAGAACGCATACTGGTAAAGCTCCTTGAGACATTCGATATTGAGTTGAAAGATATGGCCCATGCTTTCCGTGGTTCAGAGTTGGGTGATGAAGATCTAGCGGCAGCAAGAGAACATCTTAAACAGCATGTGCAGTACTTTATGAAATCAGAATCATATGTGACTGCTGTGGCCCTGATGACACGCTTTTCCATCCAATGCTGTGATGAGTCATTTCTCATGAAACTGATTGGAAGTAAGCAATACAAGGCAGCAGAGGAGTGGGCAGCTTTCATGGGGAAAGAAatgataattttgataattcaAAAGTATCTAGATGTTAAAATGCTAAAGAGCGCGAATGAGCTGGTAAAACAATATGACCTTGCAGAAGAGTTTCCGGATGTTAATTATTTGTATAAAGAGAG TTTGCTAAAGAAGCTGGCAGAGAAAGGGTGCTGGGATGTTGCAGAAGTCCGTGCCAAGAAGGATACAAAGCTGATGGAATACCTG GTATATCTTGCTATGGAAGCTGGCTATATGGAGAAGGTTGATGAGCTTTGCGAACGGTACTCTCTTGAAGGTTATGTCAATTCTTTGG TTCCAGAAGAAGTCATGTGTCAGTCTGACTACTTAGAGCTGAAGAAATTGATTTTAGAAGAGATTGTCTGGGTTGATGAGATCAACGGATTACTTAGTGCAACAACTTATATTGAAGCTTGTAAAATTATCGGTGTGGATTGCGAATGGAAACCTAATTACGAGAAAGGCAGCAGACCTAATAAG GTTGCTATCATCCAAATTGCGTCAGATAAGAAAGCTTTCATCTTTGATCTGATTAAGCTGTATGAAGATGATCCTAAAGCATTGGACTGCTGCTTCAGGCGAATCATGTGTTCATCTAACATATTAAAGCTGG GCTATAACCTGCAATGCGATCTGCATCAGCTGTCACAGTCGTATGGAGAATTGTTATGTTTCCAGTCCTATGAAATGCTACTTGATATCCAGAAGCTGTTCAAAGAGACTACTGGTGGTCTCTCTGGATTGTCAAAG AAAATATTAGGAGCTGGTTTGAACAAGACACGGCGGAATAGCGACTGGGAGCAGCGACCTCTCAGCCAGAATCAG AAAGAGTATGCCGCTCTTGATGCCGCGGTCCTTGTTCATATATTCCATCATGTCAGGGGGCAACCTCAGTTTGGTGTAAACGAGGGACGCCAGGTGGAATGGAAGTCTCATATT GTTTCCCGAGTAAATCGTGCACGTAGTCCCTTGCGGTTCTAA